CACATGGCGACATCACGCACATCGAGATTCCTGTCAACGACCTCGCGAAGGCCACGGCCTTCTACTCCGACCTCTTCGGCTGGCAGATCGCCGAGATGGAGGGCTTCGAGGGCTACCCCATGTTCCAGGCGCCCAACGGCGTCTCGGGCGGCGCCCTGACTGCGCGCGAGGAGGGCTTCACCCAGCCCCGCAGCATGGTCGAGGTCGACTCGATCGACGACGTGCTCGCCAAGGCGACGGCGCAGGGCGCAACGGTGGTGACCGGGAAGACCGAGATCACGCCGACGAGCTGGTGGGCGCTCTTCGCCGATCCCGACGGCAACCAGGTGGGGCTCTTCGAAGGCACGATGTAGCGTCGGGGCGCCGCACGGCGGTGCCGGCCGGGCCGGCCGTCCGACCCCGACGTTCGATCGGGCACAGCGGCGATGGAACCCGCAGTGCTCGTCGGTCGTCGGCTCCGCCCGATCGAGCGGCCTCGTCCTGACTGGACCACGCCGATGCGGCAGACTGGCCGCATGCGCATCCTCGTCCTCAACGGCCCCAACCTCGGCAGGCTCGGCAGCCGCGAGCCCGACGTCTACGGCAGCGCGACCATCGACGACATCGCGCCGCTCGTCGAGGCCGTCAGCACGGCAGAGCAGCCGATCGAGGCGGATGTGCGCCAGACCGACGACGAAGCCGAGCTGGTCGGCTGGATCCACGAGGCCGTCGACGCGCAGACGCCGGTGATCCTCAACCCGGCAGCCTTCACGCACTACTCCTACGCGCTGCGCGACGCCTGCGCGCAGCTGCAGGGCGTCGCGCCGCTCATCGAGGTGCACATCTCCAACCCGCACGCGCGCGAGACCTTCCGCCACACCTCTGTCATCTCCGGCGTCGCCACTGGCGTGATCGCGGGCTTCGGCCTGCGCGGCTATGCGCTCGCCGCTGCGGCGATCGTCGCCCGCTAGACTCTCCTGTCGGCACAGGACTGGTCACAGTCCGCGGCCCCCGAAAGCTCCCACGGAACGGAATCGCCACATGGCAACCACGAACGACATCAAGAACGGCGCGGTGCTCAACCTCGACGGCCAGCTCTGGACCGTCGTCGAGTTCCAGCACGTCAAGCCCGGCAAGGGCGGCGCGTTCGTGCGGACCAAGCTGCGCAACGCGCGCAGCCAGAAGCTCGTCGACAAGACCTTCAACGCCGGCACCAAGATCGAGTTCGCGACCGTCGATCGCCGTGACTACCAGTTCCTCTACAACGACGGCACCGACTTCGTGTTCATGGACAACGACACGTACGAGCAGCTGCCGGTGCCTGCAGAGACGGTCGGCGATGGCGCCAGGTTCCTGCTCGAGAACGGCACCGCGACCATCTCCATGCACGAGGGGGAGGCGCTCCAGGTCGAGCTGCCGGCGTCCGTCGTGCTCGAGATCACGTACACCGAGCCCGGCCTGCAGGGCGACCGATCGAGCGCTGGCACGAAGTCCGCCACCGTCGAGACCGGCGCCGAGATCCAGGTGCCGCTGTTCGTCGAGCAGGGCACGCGCGTCAAGGTCGACACGCGCGACGGCAGCTACCTGGGCCGCGTCAACTGACGTGGTGGACGAGACCTACCCCTCGCGCCGCAAGGCCCGCAAGCACGCTGTCGAGGTGCTGTATTCGGCCGATGCCCGCGACGAGGCGCCCACGACCGTTCTGCGCGACACTGCAGACCGGCTCGGATGGGCGAAGCACGGCTGGTTCGAGTTCTCCCGCGAGATCGTGGCCGGCGTCGCCGACGAGACCGAGGCGCTCGACGAGCTGATCGCCTCCTCGAGCGAGCACTGGCCGATCGAGCGCATGCCGCGCACCGACCTCGCGATCCTGCGAGTCGGCACGTGGGAGCTCGAGCACGAGACCGCGCCCGTGAGCGTCGTGGTGTCGGAGGCCGTGCACCTGGCCAACGAGCTCTCGACAGACCGCTCCGGTGCGTTCATCAACGGCGTGCTCGGCAAGATCGCG
The window above is part of the Agrococcus sp. ARC_14 genome. Proteins encoded here:
- the aroQ gene encoding type II 3-dehydroquinate dehydratase; the encoded protein is MRILVLNGPNLGRLGSREPDVYGSATIDDIAPLVEAVSTAEQPIEADVRQTDDEAELVGWIHEAVDAQTPVILNPAAFTHYSYALRDACAQLQGVAPLIEVHISNPHARETFRHTSVISGVATGVIAGFGLRGYALAAAAIVAR
- the efp gene encoding elongation factor P: MATTNDIKNGAVLNLDGQLWTVVEFQHVKPGKGGAFVRTKLRNARSQKLVDKTFNAGTKIEFATVDRRDYQFLYNDGTDFVFMDNDTYEQLPVPAETVGDGARFLLENGTATISMHEGEALQVELPASVVLEITYTEPGLQGDRSSAGTKSATVETGAEIQVPLFVEQGTRVKVDTRDGSYLGRVN
- a CDS encoding VOC family protein, giving the protein MAHGDITHIEIPVNDLAKATAFYSDLFGWQIAEMEGFEGYPMFQAPNGVSGGALTAREEGFTQPRSMVEVDSIDDVLAKATAQGATVVTGKTEITPTSWWALFADPDGNQVGLFEGTM
- the nusB gene encoding transcription antitermination factor NusB, with the protein product MDETYPSRRKARKHAVEVLYSADARDEAPTTVLRDTADRLGWAKHGWFEFSREIVAGVADETEALDELIASSSEHWPIERMPRTDLAILRVGTWELEHETAPVSVVVSEAVHLANELSTDRSGAFINGVLGKIAAQRG